From Sphingomonas nostoxanthinifaciens, a single genomic window includes:
- a CDS encoding VOC family protein, producing MSLQPFHLAFPVHDIAAARAFYGELLGCAEGRSAPEWVDFDLYGHQIVAHLDPAAKPAGITNPVDGHDVPVPHFGVVLGWDDWHALADRLTAAGVRFGIAPHIRFKGQVGEQATMFFRDPSGNALEFKAFQDIGQLFAKA from the coding sequence ATGTCGCTTCAGCCGTTCCACCTCGCCTTTCCGGTCCACGACATCGCCGCCGCGCGCGCCTTCTACGGCGAACTGCTCGGCTGCGCGGAGGGGCGCAGCGCGCCCGAATGGGTCGATTTCGATCTCTACGGCCACCAGATCGTCGCGCATCTCGATCCGGCGGCGAAGCCGGCCGGCATCACCAACCCGGTCGACGGGCATGACGTACCGGTGCCGCATTTCGGCGTCGTGCTTGGCTGGGACGATTGGCACGCGCTCGCCGACCGGCTGACCGCCGCGGGCGTGCGCTTCGGCATCGCGCCGCACATCCGCTTCAAGGGGCAGGTGGGCGAGCAGGCGACGATGTTCTTCCGCGATCCCAGCGGCAATGCGCTGGAGTTCAAGGCGTTTCAGGATATCGGCCAGCTTTTCGCCAAGGCCTGA
- a CDS encoding CHASE2 domain-containing protein, which produces MIERLRHKGRAYWFVSIAILAATIMARDIIEDRLNLKDAKNALFLLLTRSPTNPAYAHNVKLIAIDDDAFWSDAMQHRSPTNRIYLAKLIAAADAAEARVIALDFDLRLGQSTAPVAPGDYDAIEPAYRRETDALMRTVGDVAQRRHVVLSEPIGGPIDGPFNLLAAAPNAYGICTAMLDRGRWENPGTSRFLLTPTAQRNIACGYIALMDDARRLPPPARIVGSRFALDSFSLAIARARDADAPARIGRHTYASFISADAIRAPGASISSSRLLADPLAARDLLQGNAVVIGAVWHTRSYGQGDAIDLHDTPIGPVAGALLHLNLAEAIIGNRVYPAMPERAMVLIEIALGAAAAVLFALMPSAALAALLLAGSMLVLLGVQWLFLQLFGTFLDLFAPIVGMGVHAIFERLLNRHA; this is translated from the coding sequence ATGATCGAACGGCTGCGCCACAAGGGACGGGCCTATTGGTTCGTCAGCATCGCGATCCTCGCCGCCACCATCATGGCGCGCGACATCATCGAAGATCGCCTGAACCTGAAGGACGCCAAGAACGCGCTCTTCCTGCTGCTCACCCGCAGCCCGACCAACCCGGCCTACGCGCACAACGTCAAGTTGATCGCGATCGACGACGATGCGTTCTGGAGCGATGCGATGCAGCATCGGTCCCCGACCAATCGCATCTACCTCGCCAAGCTTATCGCCGCCGCCGACGCGGCCGAGGCGCGCGTGATCGCGCTCGACTTCGACCTGCGGCTCGGCCAGTCGACGGCGCCGGTCGCGCCAGGCGATTATGATGCGATCGAGCCCGCTTATCGCAGGGAAACCGACGCGCTGATGCGGACGGTCGGCGATGTCGCGCAACGGCGCCACGTCGTGCTGTCGGAACCGATCGGCGGCCCGATCGACGGGCCGTTCAACCTGCTCGCCGCCGCGCCGAACGCCTACGGCATCTGCACGGCGATGCTCGATCGGGGCAGGTGGGAGAATCCGGGCACATCGCGCTTCCTGCTTACGCCCACAGCGCAACGCAATATCGCCTGCGGTTACATCGCGCTGATGGATGATGCACGCCGCCTCCCGCCGCCTGCGCGGATCGTCGGCAGCCGCTTCGCGCTCGATTCGTTTTCGCTGGCGATCGCGCGCGCCCGCGACGCCGATGCTCCGGCGCGGATCGGCCGGCATACCTATGCCTCGTTCATCTCCGCCGATGCGATCCGTGCGCCGGGTGCCTCGATTTCGTCGAGCCGGCTCCTCGCCGATCCCCTCGCCGCGCGCGATCTGCTGCAGGGCAATGCCGTGGTGATCGGTGCGGTGTGGCACACGCGCAGCTACGGCCAGGGCGACGCGATCGATCTGCACGACACGCCGATCGGGCCGGTGGCGGGCGCGCTGCTGCATCTCAATCTCGCCGAGGCGATCATCGGCAACCGCGTCTATCCGGCGATGCCCGAACGGGCGATGGTGCTGATCGAGATCGCGCTGGGCGCGGCGGCGGCGGTCCTGTTCGCGCTGATGCCGTCGGCGGCATTGGCCGCTTTGTTGCTGGCAGGGTCGATGCTGGTGCTGCTCGGCGTGCAGTGGCTGTTCCTGCAGCTGTTCGGCACCTTTCTGGATCTGTTCGCGCCGATCGTCGGCATGGGCGTCCACGCCATCTTCGAGCGGCTCCTGAATCGGCATGCGTAA